The stretch of DNA gttgagagcacttgctcttcttccGGAAAACCTGggctcggttcccagcatccacatggtggttcataaccggccacaactccaactccaggggacccaacgccctcttctggcctctgtgagcaccaagcATGTGCGTGGCCCACAGACATAGGTGCTGGCCACATACACATAAGATCCTAAAGACAGTCATGAAAGGGGCTTTgcttccttgctctctctggaTCGCTCAATCTGGGGGAAGTTAGCGATCATGTCATGAGGGCTCTTGGGGGATGGATCTTCAGAAGGGCCCAGGTGACATAAACCTGCAATATGTCCGTCTTGACTCCAGCCCTACTCCGACCTTCAGATGGAAGCAGTCCAGAGAGAACCTGGGCTGGAACTGCTTGCTAAGCTACTCCCAAATTCCTGAAACACTGGCTTGATGAGATGATAAAGGATCATCATTTAAGGGTGTGTGACAGACCCTACAAAATTCCAGTAGGCACATTGTGTTCTTTCACCAACCGATAGCTTCTGTGGTGGGGACTCAGCGGTAGACAATATGCCTAGGACACTCCTGAATTTCCCCATCAGAGGCAGAAGCTTGGAGGAACATGGCCCATCCCCTCCTAGGCCCATAGCGCCCCTTATCCGAGAGCCTTGCACATGGCACCCAGAGAGCGTGAGGCAGAAAGCATGGCATTACAGCAAGTAAATGTGGCAGGAAGAGCCAGGGAGAGGGCTCCCAGGCTGGCTCGAACACTAGCTGTGACATGTCGGTCACGAGCCTCTTTGAACTTCTGCTTCCTACACAGGACTCTGATGAGAGTCCAAGAGGTCACACACATTGTTCTACGGTGGGCAGTGTGGGGAAATGGAAATATCTCCGGGGGGCCTGGATCTGGGCAGTTCTAGCCCAATGCTTTTGGACATATTCCCAAACCTCTGCAGTTTCCCCTGCTAGAGACAAAGGTTCACTGTatagacctggctgacctggagctcactatgtagaccagactggcctcaaaaatcacacagatctgcctgcccttgCTCCCAGGTCTTCCAGGTGCCGGGACTGCATGTGTGCACCATCGTGTGTGCACTGTCATGTGTCCACCGTCATGTGTGCACCATCATGTGTGCACCATCGTGTGTGAACCGTCATGTGCGCACCATCGTGTGTGCACCGTCATATGTCTACTGTCATGTGTGCACCGCCATGTGTCCAGTCATGTGTGTACTGTCATGTGTGTACCGCCATGTGTCCACCGTCATGTGTGCACCGCCATGTGTCCACCGTCATGTGTGCACCGCCATGTGTCCACTGTCATGTGTGTACCGTCGTGTGTGTACCGTCGTGTGTGCACGTCATGTGTGCACCGCCATGTGTCCACCGCCATGTGTGCACCGTCATGTGTCCACCACCATGTGTGCACCATCATGTGTGCACCGCCATGTGTCCACTGTCATGTGTGCAccgccatgtgtgtgtgcaccgtcgtgtgtgtaccaccatgtgtGCAccgccatgtgtgtgtgcaccatcgTGTGTGCAccgccatgtgtgtgtgcaccgtCATGTGTGCACCGTTATGTGTATACTgccatgtgtgcaccaccacgcctggtaACCTTCAGTATCACTTAACTCTGCCATCTGAAGACAGGTAAGATGATCCCACAGGGAGCAACCATGACACTCTGGGGACACAGGACGTACCCAATAAATGTCGTCGCACTGTGCAAAGATAAGGGAACTCTGGGGTGGGCAGTCTAGGTTTGAACCTTCTGCTGGCTTGCTGCCTGGAAGGGCTCTGGTCTTCAGACTCTTCCCCAGTGAAGTGGGGTTCACAAGGCGTCCCATCTGCATTCAGGAAATATTAGTTCTCCCCTTCCATGCTCGAGAGGCAGCCCTGAGCCATTGGAAAGAATGGGAGAATCTCCAGCAGATTTGCCTTTATCTAGCTCTAATGTCTGCCTCATGGGGTCgagttctttttgctttgttgtttgagacagggtctctctctctctgtaagccctggctatccaggaactcacagagatctgcctgcctctgtctagggaatgctgggattaaaggtgtgcgccaccacacccagctggtgACCAAGACCTTAACACCATCTCTCCATCTATGGGACAGGGAGTCTGTGCATCCCAGGACCCAGCCCACACGAGTCCCTAAGAAGACAATGCCCATTGCTGGTCTCACCTGCCCTTGTGGCACGGACGTGAAGCCCAGGCTGGAGTAGGAGATGAGGGAATTCTTCATGGTGTTCACGGTAAAGCCGTAGAAGGAGGTTTTGGTGCCCACATCGTGCTCAAAGCCTTTGATCACCGCTCCGTTGAGTCTGGCCCCAGCAGAAGGCCATCAGCGTCTTTGCAGCTACTCCATGTTGTCTGGTTTACTTCCCTCTCCATGGCGCTGCCTTACCTGTGCCCACCCCTCTTACTGCACCACTCCTGCCCATGAGAATAGCTGGCTTGGGGGTCTAGCCTATCCTCACTTCTAGGGTCCTCAAGGGATGCTCTCTGAATGGGTAAAGCTGGCCGTGGGGACCCTTCCTCCCAGGTTCCTTCACACTGGGCCCCTGTGCTCTGTCTTCGGGGTTGGTTGATCCTTGGTcgagaccagtggttctcaaccttcctaatgctgtgaccctttaaaacagttcctcatgttgtggtgacccccaaccataaacattatttttgttgctacttcatcaccgtaattttgctactgttatgaatcgtaatgtaaataggtatgtgttttccaatggtgttaggtgacccctgtgaaagggtcatttgacccccaccATGTgaacatgacccacagattgagaccTGTTGgttctaactgctgagctgccttAGGCTGGCAACTGCCTTGGCTTTGGCCTCGGGGTAGATGTTCCCTCGGGACTAGCAAAACAAGAGCTTTCCACCCAACTGCCCGGCGCCTGCCCTCATTACCTGAACACATAGTCATGGGCATCGATTTTCTGACCCTGACGGGATCCGTTCAGAATGCCTCCATTACCCACCACGGCACACCGAATACAGCTTAGCGGTTTGGAAGGACCGAACAGCTCAGCGCTCTCGGGGTTCTTGAGAAGGCGTAGGGTAGACATGATAGCTGTGGGTGAGGACAAGGCGGAACCATGAGCAGCGAATGTGGCCAGGCTTTCCCCAGATGGTCTGGCTTGAGACCTATGTTATGGAGACCCAGGAAGTACAGAGGATGGGGGTAGAAGAGGAgacagtgtgtgtggaggggatggaGAAAAGGATGGGGGGGGGTCTGGGTGGCCTGAATATCTAGTTCTCTAAGACTATATACTTATATAAGACCAAGAAGAAGAAGNNNNNNNNNNNNNNNNNNNNNNNNNNNNNNNNNNNNNNNNNNNNNNNNNNNNNNNNNNNNNNNNNNNNNNNNNNNNNNNNNNNNNNNNNNNNNNNNNNNNNNNNNNNNNNNNNNNNNNNNNNNNNNNNNNNNNNNNNNNNNNNNNNNNNNNNNNNNNNNNNNNNNNNNNNNNNNNNNNNNNNNNNNNNNNNNNNNNNNNNNNNNNNNNNNNNNNNNNNNNNNNNNNNNNNNNNNNNNNNNNNNNNNNNNNNNNNNNtctctatgtagccctggatatcctgaaactcacagagatccacctgcctctgctgtctagggagtgctggaatttaaggtgtgtgtcaccacacccagcaggtGACCAAGATCTTAACATGATCTATCCATCCTTTGAACACGGAATCTGTGAATCTGTGCATCCCAAGGCCCACCCCACACAAGAGTTCCTTGGGGTGTGTCTGAGTGTGGTTGGTGGTGTGGGCAATAAGCATCCACGATGGTGCCATGAAGGCCCCTAAACCTCTGCGATCAGACTGGCATTAAACACTGGGCATTTTCCATGCCAAGGAGACCCCAAGAGAGTGAAAGCCACTAAGCAAGGGCATCATCTCAGCTTAGCCCTGGGTGACTGgatgaaggaggagagagagaagcaggagtcACACAGAGAAGACCCCACGAGCTCTCCATAGTTGCTGTGAAGGCCGCCAGACCTGCTACACTGCAGGCCAATAGTGGGAAGAAGGGGCCAGctggggcaggaggcagagggcagagaggaggagcaGGTAGCAGGTTACCTTCGTGGGAGAGCCCCTGCCACCCATAGGGGACTTTGTAGTGGCTCAGATTGTTCCAGAGCTCTTGAGTGAAGAGGCCGCTCCACAGGAGCACTGGGGTGGAGAGATCAAACAGGCCCCTGAAGTGGTGGTCCTTGTGAATGGCCAGGGAGAGCCGGTGCTGACAAAGCTGCCTCTGTGGCTGAGAAGAGGAGAGGGCTAAGCCTGTTGGGTAGGGGCCAGGGTGTCTCCCGGGAGCCTATGATATCACTGGAGAATTCAGATGGAGGGGCTAGCTTCCTTTACCCCTCCAGAAGGGTCATCACTGGGTCTGAGATAGCCTATGATTCAGCAGCCTGGTGGGGTCAGGGAACTTTCTGGATTTAGCCTGTCCAGCCCTTCTCCAGATGTCACACATCCATGTTTCAGTGGATCTGGCTTCATACTCCTCCAACTCCCGCTTGGGCAAACTTTGGGTACTTAGCAACCAGTGGGTATGACCTCTCTGCCGTAAGGCAGCCCTACCACCAGGGGGATCGCCCTGGGAAATGAGAGTTGCTGGGAAGCATGGAGTCCGCTCTCCTTCCCTTGGCTGCTGATTTCCAACCCGCAGCACTCATCCCTGCCGAGAACCTTAACACAGAGACTGTGATGCTTTGGATATGACGTGCCATTCAGGTAGCCTTTGTCCTCAGCTGGTGGAGCCAATTGCAGAGAGGCTTTTGGACCGCAAGAGTCCTGCCTTTATCAGTTAACTCATAGATGGGTTAATGATTTGATGACGGCccggcatggtggtgcacactcttaatcccagcactcccaatgcagaggcagagggatctctgtgagttcatagccagcctggtctaaatatcaagttccaggacagccatggatacatgggaaaccctgtctctaaacactACTACtacaatgataatgatgatgatgatgataaagtaATGTAATGGCATCATGGGAGGTGGTAGAAACTTCTGCAGTGAGGCCTCCCTGGAGGGAGGTGGTCACTGCAACATGTTTTGAGGGCTCTATCTTGTCCCAGGGTCCCCTTGTGCTTTCTCACCCTGCCTACTGGCTGCCATGATGTAAATGACTCCATTTTATCACTGCTGTCTCTCATGATGCCCTGCCTTTAGGAACAGTGGATCCGAGTGGCCAGGGCGGAGCCATGAGCCAACACAACTGCTCCTCCTTTGCAGTTTCTCCCTCATGCATTTGTCACAGCAGAGGAGCTGAAACATCGACTTTGCTCGGAAATAAGGTATTTGTGAAGTCACCAGAAGGGGGTCTTAGGGGCTGAGGCAGGCCCCTGAGGATGAGGCCACACAGGGGAGGGTGCAATGACGGACTGGTACTGAGCCGAGCCCTAGACATCCCGGAGATGCCAGAAGACAGATGAAGGCAAGGGAGACGTTTTAGAACCCCAGGGGAAGTATGCAGCTCTGATGTGATATTGGTCTACTGGTCCTCTGGCATTCAGAACCAGAGcgttgatttgtttttttgttttttaatgatgcATATGTGCGCTTTTATGCGTGTGAGAGCAGCCGCGACAGAGACCAAAGATATCAGAGCCCCCAAGGTTGGAGTTCTAGGAGCCTGTGAGTGAGCCGCTTGATACGGGTGCTGGAGACCAAATCTGGAGCCCCTGCAAAAGCAGcacaagctcttaaccactgagcaatctctccactCCCAACCTCCATTGTCTGAAGTCACCTAGCCTGTGCCCTGAGTTCTGGGAGCCTCGGGAACAAGACATCAGCTCTGCAGTCAGGGCCCTTCAGGAGACTGAGGTTCTTAGCCAGCGCCTGTGCTAATCTGCAGCTTTCCCACAGTATTGAGTCTAACACAGCCTTGGTGAGGGGGTGGGGCAAGGCTCTGTTCCTTCTGAATAAGCTTCTTTGTGAAGCCGTTGATCAAAGGACACAGCAGGAAATGGTCAGACAGTGGTTTCTGCTATCATGCAACATGTGAGCATCCCACACTGTGCAAAAATGCTGCAACCCAAACCGCAGGGCATATGGCCAGATGAGATGAGTGGAGAAACACTCAAGAACGTTGCTAATGGTGcattacgcacacacacacacacacgcatgctgaGGCAAGAAAGTCAGACTCGTGTTGTGTCCCATGGCCAAGGAATACACGACTTCTGCCTAAACCATTGTACTTCCCTTGGAAAGACTGGAGGTTTGCTTGTGGGTGCTGGTGTCTGAAGGGCAGTTAGTAAGGTTCAATGAAACGGCAGGAAGGGGTTGCTCGGAATCAGGAAGGGGGTTATAATGGCAGGTGTGAGTGGGTGAGCCCATGACTCAGGTAGTAAAGTCGATGGGTGTTTCTGTCCTGCATGGCTCAGTTCAGTTGGGTGCACTTTCTGCATTTATCTAGTACACTCACCCACAGATGGACACACCCGCATCTCCAATATTTCCTAAAGATAAACCAGACACATTCCAGCTCAGATGAAGTCACTTTTGTTTAAAGCCACAAATAAATCCCTCTTCTGGTCCAAAGTGTGGGAATTCAACCGGCCTTGGGGCTTCCCAGGGCTCCCATGCTTCCATCAAAAGCTCCTCCAATAAAAGATACTTTGTGCACCcggaggtctgcctgcctttttttctttggtCTCTGGGTACCTCGAACATGACGGTGGGATTGTCCCCATTACAGAGTAGCTTGCTTCCTATATTCAAAAGTCACCGCAATGCTTATTTTAAACTACCTGGGACTGTGTGCCAATCAGCACCGAGCAGAATATCCACTGGAAACTTAAGATGACCTGGCCCACGCACTCCAGATACCCGCAGCCTCTTCAGCTGCTAACACGGGCTCATGTCCTGTTTCACAGCAGGTTCTCTCATCGCTTGACCAGACCAGACCACTGTGCTGTCTCCCAATGCCTGGCCTATCACTAAACTCTTCACAGCATGGACGCCTTTTCTCCCGGAGCCCCCCAAACCTCAGTTAACATGTCGGAGTCCAGACTCTTGGGTACTGTAAACAATGCTTAAGCCTGTATTAACCATAAAAGAAACAGACATCTCCCAGTTCATCCAATAAGAGgagctgggggggaggggcaggaaagtTCTGCACACCACCCAGTGTGTGGCCAGTTCTGCGGTCAGATCGGGGCTCCCATCCCAGTGGCACCAATTGCTGTTGGGGGCCCTGGGCAAGGCACCTGATTTCTCCGTgcctctgtttgtctctgccccCACCTCAAATACACCAATTTAACTGAAACTTGAGAATGAAGTGCTGTGCCAGCTACTACTTAGGGTTATCGACGAGAGTCCTTAAGATCTAAGACCCCTGAGGCAAACATGGGGCATTTCCCCAGAGTTTAGCATTACTCCTCCGTGAGCAAGTGAACTGTGACTTATCATAAGGAGATATCTGGAGAAATAGAGTACAGAATCCATTCAACACATAGATACAATtttaatgggctggagagatggctgggtggttaAGAACGTGCATTGCTcagtcagaggaccagggttcaattccctgcatcCACAATGGGTGGTTCACGACTGCCCATAATCCCAGTTATAGGGGATGCTATGCATTTTGGATACCTGCACACAAGtggttcatatacatatacatgagcAAACATCTACTACtaataaataactattaaaataaaattattattttttttttttaaaaaaagacagtttgaaggggctggagagaagactcagtggtgaagaaaacatactactcttgcagaggatctgagttcagttcccagcacccacaactggcTGCAGCTCCAAGTCTGGGGGTTCTACTGCCTGTATCCCCTGTGACACCTGCactcacccacatacatacacaatacattcAGACACATAGTTAAAAGACACAATTTTAAGACTTCCAAGAATGTTCTAGCTGGCTACACTGCAGAACTTATCTACCCACCACTTTCTGTTGGGATTCAGGAAACAATGTATCCCAGATCTAAGATACCTCAGAAGGATGGATGTCTATCCCCGGAAGCCTCAAgaaggttgtttgttttcttctctcctcctcccctctgagCTAGAAGATGCTCAAACTGCCCCCAGAGTGGTGGACCACTGTACCTTTCTGTTTTCGGCATTCGGTGCCTTGGGTTCAAATGCTCGAGGTGATGTGATGCTCCTGGGGGGAAAAGGCAGAAGTAAAGTGGGGGTCCAAGCAGCACCTTAAGCTTCTAGACTGATTTCCTCAGCTCTGAGGCTGACAAAGTGCCCGGATCCCCAGGGTGTCTACTCCTTGAATCTATCCTCCACACATATTCTGGCCACAGCTCCCTGTTTAGGTGCACAAACTACTGTCACTCAACTGCGTCCCGCCCAGCTGCACAAAGGAAGAAACCGAGTCTCTGCAAGGGGCAGAAAAGTGGAGTTTATATAGGAATAGGAGTAGTTAAAATATGAAGCCAGAAAACAGGAAAGACGGGCAGTCCCTGGAATTGTGACCACCTGAGAGGTCTCCTGCCAGGGTCCCGGGGTAAATGTTGCAATATAAGCCCTAATcccaggatttatttatttgtttgtttgtttacttatttagtttttttttttttttttgaaacagggtctctctgtgtaacatctctagctgtctgggaacttgctttgtagactaggctggcctcaaactcacagagattcacctgcctctgtctcccgggtACTGGgcttaaaagcatgcaccaccaccgcctggttaatcccaggatttagtaggagattgaggcagaaggatcaagagttcaaggccgggcgatggtggcgcacgcctttaatcccagcactcgggaggcagaggcaggcggatctctgtgagttcaagaccagcctggtctacaagagctagttccaggacaggctccaaagccacagagaaaccctgtctcgaaaaagcaaataaatgatggtggcgtacgcctttaatcccagcactcgggaggcagaggcaggcggatctctgtgagttcaagaccagcctggtctacaaagctagttccaggacaggctccaaagccacagagaaaccctgtctcaaaaaaaaaaaaaaagaagcaagagttCAAAGCTACCCTCTAcgacttgggtttttttttcttttggagcctgtcctggaactaactctgtagaccaggctggtctcgaactcacagagatccacctgcctctgcctcctgagtgctgggattaaaggcgtgcgccaccatcgccaagCTACGACTTAGATTTGAAGCCAGTCTCAGGCTGGTGACAAAGTCTCCTGACACAGAATATAGCAGCAgtgacaacaacaaaagcctgagGGGCAGTTGTTAGGGATGGGATGATGAGGGGAGGGGGTCTCCTCCAGCCAATGTTGCCCACAGCTCTGCAGCTGCATCCCAGTGAACTGTGCGTGCGCTGTGGCTTGAAAACCTGACTCTTAAGGTTGCATGCAGCTCTGTCTCTGGTCAGCTGCCCACTGAATCTCCCAAAACCTCGGTCTCCGCCTCTGTTCACCAGTACTTGGCTCACCTGAGTGTTGGAAGGGGCCCAAGAGAACAGCTATATTGTCCCAAATGGAAGGTCTTCTAAATGGCAGCCATTGTTCCTAAGGGAGAAAGGCGAGGGTTCTTGTACCTCTCCGCCTGTGTCTTCTAAAGGGAGGCAAGAGGGTGCTCATGTTTCCTGGGCACTACGAGGCCCTGGGCAGaggggaaagaatggaaga from Microtus ochrogaster isolate Prairie Vole_2 chromosome 7, MicOch1.0, whole genome shotgun sequence encodes:
- the St6galnac2 gene encoding alpha-N-acetylgalactosaminide alpha-2,6-sialyltransferase 2 isoform X2, with amino-acid sequence MDFPRRRLFRMLLIFAASSGVLLTLYSSVGQRSQEPGAPARSITSPRAFEPKAPNAENRKPQRQLCQHRLSLAIHKDHHFRGLFDLSTPVLLWSGLFTQELWNNLSHYKVPYGWQGLSHEAIMSTLRLLKNPESAELFGPSKPLSCIRCAVVGNGGILNGSRQGQKIDAHDYVFRLNGAVIKGFEHDVGTKTSFYGFTVNTMKNSLISYSSLGFTSVPQGQDLRYIFIPSSIREYLMLRSAILGVPVPEGPDKGDRFLKSKLMNTRYRDMYMPTTGALMLLTALHTCDQVSAYGFITSNYQQYSDHYFEREKKPVIFYANHDLTLEAALWRSLHNAGILQLYQR